Genomic segment of Glandiceps talaboti chromosome 17, keGlaTala1.1, whole genome shotgun sequence:
ACATACAcagtggtatatatgtaataataatttgtaatatgaGAAATGTATGTTATACAATAATACCCagcaaatttacatgtacataatgacgtgtgttttatttattgtcaaatacatactggtacatatataatgaaatgtgtgtttatttggCATGGTATGAAAATTTGCAAAAGCACTATTAAAAGTAGCAATTACAGAGTGTAGAGGACTCCAAACACGAGATTGTTATGTAAGAAGGgaatttaatttaattcagtAAAAATGCAGACTGCAGTTGggtaaaagctaaacaatgtgtgatTAAAACCTGATTTTACCAAACAGTACCGCTCACCTGAGCGCataagttggaataaattacCGGATAAAAATCATCTTTTACAATTCACTGAGCTCTTTCAATTCTTTACTCGAATGTTGTACAACTGATTAAGAGATGGAAATTGGTCCCCAATGAGGCTGCTGGCAGTGCTTACGGTTCGATTGAGGCGTTTCCAGTTATCGACTGTGGAATTACCCCCACCAAACGTTGATTGATAATGTCAGGACACTTTGAATCACCGCTCGGTAGAACTTGACTAACAGTCTCTATCTGATGACACTTCTCAATCGCCTTAAGAAAAACTATCTTTACatttctttacaatataatcgataatatatgttttatatCAGCAAGTCACTGCATTTATTCGTCATATtcatatgtttgaaatatgtatgtatgcgcatTTGAAGTCATTTTGAGttaaaaaaaaggaaacaaTGGTCAGTATCACTTGATCACGTATAGACATCACAAGATGGGAAAAGAATTAGGTTTGATAAAAAATGTGTTCGTCTAATAGAACCATATTGTCTTCCTACCAAGGTATTCGTTGAGGGTCTCGCAAACAAGATCTATGGCTGTCACTTACATgatgatgatcgcaatatggtCTTACTCCGAGTCTATGGAGAAGGGAGTGAATTGACCGTAGACAGAGCCAAGGAGattgaaacatttcaagttttaTTTAAAGCTAAATGTGGTGCTGAATTATATTGTATCTTTAACAATGGATTATGTTACCAGTTTATGCCGGGAACTATCCTCGATAGAGACTCAGTCAGAGCTGACGTTATATTTCCGTGAGTATATCCAACATATGTTATGCACTTATTGACTGGATATTAGGACGCTAGTAAATGCCTGGTGGTTTGTGGGCTGTTACACAGCAAGGGTGAGGAAggaggggtaatatgacatatattaGTATCCAAGtaaagccaggcaataagtgttttataacacatcacatcacatcactagGCAGGTTTATATTCTTTatatagtcaaagcaaatcaccgACAGAACTCCCGTGCTATATGAATAGTGCCCGTGGAAAAACAATATGAATAGTGCCCCACTCTATGCAAATTGAGATCTCTATGTGTCACTTGTCCATACCACGTGATACTATCTAAGCCAATCACCAAAGCTGCATTGAACAATGTGTTGTAAAAGTGCTATCTCCATAGCACAGCCCTTTTGTATGGCTGTGAATGCAAGAGGTGTAAGTCATATGCATCTAATTATCCATGGTCTTCACACAGTTATTTTAGACAAAATAgatgaaaatgtgaaaattaattcaatatgtatGGTGATTCGAAAATGTATTCTTAAACCACACTTTGCCCTAGCTATTACACTATTGCTCTTTTCGTTTTCAGATTGATAGCACACAAGATCGCAAAGATGCACTCAATTAAACCAATGGATGGCAAACCAATACCAGGACCATGTCTCTTTCCTAATCTCAGGAGATGGCTGGTAAAAGTACCGAAGAAATTGGATGATGCTGAGAAAAATGCCAGGTAATGTCTTGTATGTCAATTTTAAATATCAATTAATTATGATAATGATTTAAGGCTGTACTATATGACAATAGCTCTAGGGGATAATGTGAATGGTTAGAAAGAAGACATTTGCGTGCATGACACGGGATGGGGCAACCTGATAAAATTGCGGGTAATGTTTAAATAGATTGGTCTCGAGAGAgtgacaggggggggggggtgccagATATTTATTAGTAATGGAatagattgaaaaaaaaattgttcgaACATGTAGAGCCAATATGAGAGAAATAGCTAATGCCAAAGATCTTTGTGGTTTTATTGGAAGacaaagaagatgaaaataacaGAAGTTATCTTGGTGGAGTATATCATTGAAAAGAGTGAGAGAGGTATTTTGGTTCAGACCGAAATTGTGGCGGatgaatgaaaatttgtaaTGAATACGAGAActggtaggtaggtagaatcTAGATAAGGAGTAGGACTTGATaggaataaataattatatttacatgGACCTTTACTTGACTATTAGGCTATACATACTGTTAGGTGTCTACAAACATGGTTAATTCTTGACTTAAACTTGTAGGATATTTATATTAATGACTTGATTTACATATCACCAATCGCATGCACATAATACAGTGCTTTGAAAAAAATGGGGTAATTTGCAATCCGATATATTTGGTATTTCTGACTATTTCACAGGTTTCAGAAAGACATGCCCAATCATGAACAACTAGGCAAGGAAATTGACCAATTAGAAAACGTTCTTAAACCACTGAATTCTCCTGTAGTCTTTTGTCACAATGACTTAGGCCTAGGTAATATCATTTATGATAAAGAAGCAGGTAAGTGAAACGTAAAGACTTTGTATAGTTGACGAACAAGGCAATGTATTATTCTGAAGAATGAAATACTTACCTCTACTGCACTACTACAATTCATTAATCTGTTTATCAAttttcccacaatgcaatgcGTCTGTCCCTCTTTCACATATTCAAACGTCACCACCACCATGGTGACACATGCGCAGACTAGACGTGCGTACCGGAGTGGATTTTGCGTTTATCAGTTTATTGTTTGAAATTCATTTCCTGTACACATAATTACTGTTTGCACAACTGGTTGAGTTGCAAAATAGACTTGGTCTATACTGGCTCCCATTGCTCTGATAAGCAGAGACAGTTCTCAGGAACAGTGCGATTATAAACTTCCATGCAACTTTCACATCGTGTATATGACGTCAACATTTATATCGTGGCATCACAGAAAATAATTAGGCGTGAAACAGATAGTATACAGTGTTGGGATTATTATCATCTAttcattcaaaacatttcagtttTCAGTAATTCACTTATTGCTTGTTTTTCAGAAACTATATCATTCATTGACTATGAATATAGTGCATATAACTACCAGGCCTTCGACATAGgaaaacattttacaaaatataccgGTAAGGTGTTTACTTTTACGAGAAAGAAACGTATCATGCCATTTCACAAATGTGCTATGTTCCTCATGGATCGCGCACGCGcgtcgtgtatgtatgtatgtatgtatgtatgtatgtatgtatgtatgtatgtatgtatgtatgtatgtatgtatgtatgtgtgggtgtgtgtatgtgtgtgcttgCGTCGCACGCGCGCGCGTCTGTGGCTGTTTGTGCGTGTCTGGGTGGATGGGGTGTTAGTGGAAGGATGtgtatgcgtgcatgcgtgttCAGATATGTATGCGggcgcacgtgtgtgtgtggatggatggatggatggatggatggatggatggaggagtggctggatgaatggatagatagatgagtGGACAGATTAGTGAgaaaatttgtttgtgttttctgCATGTATTGTGTGTTAAAGGAAGACTTTATCGACGCTGTATGTAATCTTACTGatattgtttttatatatttagGAATGAAAGTATTTGATTTTTCTCTGTACCCTGACAAAGAATACCAAATGAAATGGTTGAAGACGTATTTTACAGCATACTATGCAATGGCAAGAATTGACAAAGAATTAACAAGTACAGATTTGGATAATTACTATGTACAAGTCAACAAGTTTTCATTGGCAAGTTTTAATGTATTATCAACATCTGTTATCTCTCATTGATGAGTTTTGAATACTTTTTGCAATCTTTGCATGGCGAGTTTCAGTCGTTAACGTATGTGCTGACGGCTGGGGAGTCATTTCCTGGTGATTTTAAACCAATGTTTCTTTGGTGACCATGCTTGCTGGGTTTAAACTACTGTCATTATTAATCTCTTTCTCTTGTGAGTTAACATTCATCTCATTAGACTTTGCCTCGTGAGTTTAGATTACTGTATTTGCCAACTTTACCTTGTGATTGTAGACTTCTGCCAACATCAAAACGTATGCCTTGTAAGTTGACAATACTGTCATTATTGCTAACTTTGAATTTTGCGTACATATCACTGTCGAAGTTGCATATTTTGTTATGTGTTTAGACGATTGGCAATGTTTCTAACTTTGCTTGCCACTCTAGCATCGCCGGAATGCTTTGATTGAAAAATGTTCACATATTGCATTGTTTAGAATTGAAATATATTAAGACCATTTGTCTTTATTTCAGGCATCACATTTCGTAACGGGATTATGGGCACTTATTCAAACTGCACATTCCAAACATGATTTTGACTTTCTTACGTAAGTACTAGACATTCACCATAAATAATGCATCTTTGATATGatgtatgttgatatgatgtatgtatgtatgtaaatatgtatgtatgtatgtatgtatgtatgtatgtatgtatgtatgtatgtatgtatgtatgtatgtaagtgatTGTACAATTTTGATTTGCACAAACAATTTGCATGTTACCCACTTTgattttgtaacaaaaacaccATGTCTTTTGTAACTTTAATTGATGATCCATAATGGTATGCCATCTGCGTTCAAGAATATTTTTACTGcttaaattatgtatgtatgtatgtatgtatgtatgcatttatttatttatttatttatttatttatttatttattatttatttatttatttatttatttatttatttatttatttatttatttatttatttatttatttatttctcacTTTATATTGTGGTATAACACAACTGGCACTAATTTATGTCTTTTTGTCTATATATAGATTTGCCAAAAATATCTTTGATGAATACTTCAGAAGAAAAGAAGAATTTCTGGATCTGTAAATCATGACTGATATTGATGAATTTAAAATAACACGAAATACTGACAAAATCCAAAAACAGGCCATCTGATGACAAAAGGCTTGACAGTGCCTTCAAATAAAGTCCTGCACCTTTTTTGTTAGTTATGACGACTAGCGCCAAATACTGATGAATGAAAAGTTCATGCTAAGGATGTTAAGGCTGTATTCCTGGCCTGGAAACTAACGAGTAATAGGGCTCTGTttgtccatacatacatacatacatacatacatacgtacatacgtacatacgtacatacgtacatacatacgtacatacgtacatacgtacatacgtacatacatacatacatacatatacatacatacatacatacatacatacatacatacatacatacatacatacgtacatacatatcttAATACCAGTCTTAGATTTGTGTCGTATAACCCAAGTTTTCGGCACTTTTGTGCAAGTCATAGAGCAACGTGAGTTCGGGTTTGGTTTTTATAAGCCATTAATAAAATTACTACATAAAAATGCTTACTTTTGCTCTTAATTATTTCTATTTCCTATGTGAGGGGAAATTATTGAATGACTCTAGAGAACCCCAAGTTTATGCAAAAAAGTGTTATTTCGTATATAAGTATATAGCCATATAATTAATTTGTAGAGGATTcccaagataagataagataatatTTACTTGAGGGCCTGAATGAGAAGAAGGGTTTCATTTACTTTAGTACTGTAACACTTATTTGAGCTACCTTGATTAACTATATTTTGTTATTACTGAGAAAGTTGACACAAACGTTTGGAAATTTCGTCGTGTGGTGGCGTCCTTACCATTGATTATGAGATTAATTTTGTCCCTTGTCTTGTTCAACAGCATTTTGTGCCAAGTTGTTATTTTacaaaagtatttcaacaaGGGGAGGttcatattttagagaatgAAAAATGCAGGAAGGCTCCTTTTTAGACAATTGAATGGGGTAACATTTTATAAAACAGACCAGGCTTTACTTCCCCCTCCCTTCTTGCAATGACTGAAGTCTCCCTTACCTTGGGTGAAATAAATAGCTGTTCTTGATAGTGAGCTGAATTTTGAGAGCGTGTATTGGTTCCTATCAATCTCGCTTTCAGGGCCACTATGACTTTCACCGGAATAAGCACTGTAGATATATCGGTTGACAACGATAATCCAAAGATTGGGGCCTTGGCTATCATGAAAAATGTCAGACCAGATTGGAAGACTGATAGTATCCAATTTAAGGTGGGTCAGTGTTGGCAATGTGGTGTAGGTAACCGGGTGAGCTGTTAAAAcgactgtatatgtatatgcagtgTACCGTTTAATATAATTGAGCCTTATAGCATAGTATTCGGCAGTATCTGAAAGTTTGCTTTACACTACTGTAAAGATTTAGCTGGGCTCACCACGATTGGATATTCAGTGAGAGAGACCTATGTGCATAGCACTTACACAAAACTCTAGAGGTAGATTTTTAAACTCTGCACCGCAGAAGAACTGTGACCTAAATCGTCGACAGGAAACAAATCACAAGGCGTGACACAAAGGCATTCGTTACAAACAGTCGTGGCTTACGGCTGACACAATACCTATTTTCGTTAAGACACAAGTTTCATGCCTGTAGGCGATAGAAAACGTCGaccatttcaatgtattaaGCGATAAGGAAGTTGTTTTAATGGACACTCCAACAGAGTTTACACCCAACGTTCACAATGTTATCAAACAGTAAGGTCATCTTTGGATTAAAAACTTACATGATTTACAGGCAGACAACAAGTGTGCTAATAATGGCGACATATTAGGTAGACACGTACTGGCAAAGAAAGAATGTTTATTACCGACAGTTAACTCAAACTAGCAACGAGAACATGCATTAGTGTACGTGCCTCACCTCACGACCACAAACACACCATGTATGCATTTTGTCTGCGATTACAAGTCCACCATTTCATGACAATTTCACTGTTTCAAATCAACAAGAAAGATAAAAGTtaaagttacacacacacacccacacccataccccccccccacacaagTGACAGGTGTAGGATTCAAACCCACGTCTCCTGAATACTAGGAAGAGTGCTCTAGCCAGCTGAGCTAACGCGTCAACTGGTAGATTCGTGGGCCATTCTGGTGTGTACCTTTCTGTTCCTCATTAGGTGAAAATCTCACAGCCAACGAAATCTACCAGTTGACATGTTCGAGCACTTTACATCAGAAGATTTGGAATACCTgcattttgcaatatatatatatatatatatatatatatatatatatatatatatatatatatatatatatatatatatatatatatatatatatatatatatatatatatatatatatatatatatatatatatactgcaaTGTGCGATTAGAACCTGATTTGATCGAACGGTACCGCTCACCTGGTCATGAGCACATAAGTTAAAATAAATTACATGCTGGATGGAAATAATCTTTTAGAATTGACTGAGCTCTTTTCTTTACTTGAGCGTTGTACAGTTCATTAAGAGAAGGAAGATGCCACCCAATGATGCTAATGATTCGATTGAGGCGTTTCCTGTCATCGACAGTGGCATTGCCCCCACCAAACGATGATTGACAGTGTCAGGATATTTTTAATCACCGCTCGGTAGAACTTGAACAACAGTCCCTGGCTGATACCAAGCTTCTCAGTCGTCTTATGAACAACGTTTACTGCGCTTTCTTGACATTATAATGCTACATATCAGTAAGTCGCTGTATTCAGACGATGACGTCATATTCATATGTTAgaattatgtatgcatgcgcATTTGAAGCCATTTTGTGTTAAAAACGCAAAAAAATGGTCAGTATTACTTGATCACGTATAGACCATTCACAAGATGGGAAAAGAATTAAATTTCCTGAAAATGTGTTAATCTAATTGTACCATATTGTCTTCCTACCAAGGTATTCACTGAGGGTCTCTCAAACAAGATGTATGGCTGTCACTTACCTGACGATGAACGCAATATGGTCTTACTCCGAGTCTATGGAGAAGGAAGTGTATTGACCGTAGACAGAGCCAAGGAGattgaaacatttcaagttttaTCTAAAGCTAAATGTGGTGCTGAATTATATTGTATCTTTAACAATGGATTATGTTATCAATTCATGCCAGGAAATATCCTTGATTCAGACTCAGTCAGAGCTGACTTTATATTTCCGTGAGTATATCCAACATATGTTATGCACTTCTTGCCTGGCTGTGAGGGCGCTTGTAAACGCCCGTTTGTCTGTGAGCTGTTATGTATCAGGAaagggtaatatgacatctattAGTAtccaaataaggccaggcaaaGTATTTTattacacatcacatcacaaggCATGTATTCCTTCAATAGTCAAAGTAAATCACCGACAGGATTCCCGTGCTACATGAATAGTGCCCTTGGGAAAATAGAATCTGAATAATGCCCAATGTTATGCAAATTGTGGTCGCTATGTGTTactagtccataccacgtgATACTATCTAAGCCAATCACCAAATCTGATGTGTTACAAAATGTGTTATCCCCATAGCACAGTCCTTTTGTATGGTTGTGAATGTCAGAGGTGTAATTAGTCATATGCATCTAATTATCAATAGTCCTCACAAAGTTATACAACTAATATAGATTAAAAAGTGAATATTAATTTAGTATGTATCATGTTGCAAACGTGTTTTCTTAAACCATAGTTTGCCTCAACTATTTACTCTATAACTTGttttgtttacagattgataGCAGAAAAGATGGCAAAGATGCACCTTATAAAACCAATGGATGGAAAACCAATACCAGAACCAAGTCTCTTTCAAACTCTCAGGGGATGGCTAGAAAAAATACCGAAGAAATTGGATGACGCTGCGAAAAATGCCAGGTAATGTCTTGTATGTCAATTTTGAATATCAATTATTTATGATAAAGATTTATAATGCGCTTATGACATAATAAACTAGGTCTAGGGAATAATGTTActggaaaaaagaaaaattgagTACTGGTTTCGGGATGAACTGTAAAGTTGAGGGTAATGTTTAAATAGATCGGCCTCGAGAGAGTGACGGGTGGATGTCAGAAACTCAGAATGGGAGACCTTGAAATAAAGATCGTTCCAAGATGTAGGGCCaatatatgagagagagagagagagagagagagagagagagagagagagagagagagagagagagagagagagagagagagagagagagagagagagagagagagagagagagagagagagagacagacagacagacagacagagagacagacagacagacagacagacagacagacagacagacagacagacaggcagacagacagacagacaggcacagagagagagagagagagagagacacacacagagagagacagacagacagagagagagagagagagagttactATAGGGACACATAGAAGATGAaaataatgggggggggggcgaagtTGAATTGGGGTAAATTGTTGAAGAAAGTCAGTGATGCATAATGATTCAGACCGAAACTGTAGCAGGCGAATGGAACTTTCTAATGAATACGAGAACTAATAAGTTGGCAAATGTAGGTGACAGTAGGAATTGATACTTAAGAATTAATGATTATAATTAATTTCTTAGAATGTGTTTACTGTAAGGTTTCTACAAACATGGCTAAATAGTATGACTTAAACTTGTAGGATATTTA
This window contains:
- the LOC144448025 gene encoding ethanolamine kinase 1-like; translated protein: MTTFTGISTVDISVDNDNPKLGALAIMKHVRPDWNTDSIQFKVFVEGLANKIYGCHLHDDDRNMVLLRVYGEGSELTVDRAKEIETFQVLFKAKCGAELYCIFNNGLCYQFMPGTILDRDSVRADVIFPLIAHKIAKMHSIKPMDGKPIPGPCLFPNLRRWLVKVPKKLDDAEKNARFQKDMPNHEQLGKEIDQLENVLKPLNSPVVFCHNDLGLGNIIYDKEAETISFIDYEYSAYNYQAFDIGKHFTKYTGMKVFDFSLYPDKEYQMKWLKTYFTAYYAMARIDKELTSTDLDNYYVQVNKFSLASHFVTGLWALIQTAHSKHDFDFLTFAKNIFDEYFRRKEEFLDL